The Methylomonas montana DNA window CAGCCGGTGGTTGTTTAGTGCCGACCGGCATGCCGATCTTCAGCTTTGTCTGCTCGATCTGAATCTGCGCGAGGAAGACGGTTTGGAGATGTTGGAACGCATCAAAGTCAGCGCGCCCGGTGTTGCCGTGCCGGTGGTGACAGGCGAGACCTTGTCGGATGCCGTGCGCCTGGCCAACGCCGAAGGCTATCGTTTGCTACAAAAGCCCCATCATTGATGACGTGCTCTACGCGGCGCTGTGTTCGGTGTTGGCGGTCTGAATCGGCGTTAGCGGCGTAAATAGATGTACCAATAAATCATCCCGACAAAAAAGCTGCCGCCGATGATATTGCCCACCGTCACCGGCAGCAGATTATCCAGCAAAAAGCCGGATAAAGTTAGTTGCGAAAGGTCGGTGCCGGCCGGCAGCAAGGGTTGAAGCGAAGCCATTAATTGTGGGTCGGATTTAATCAATAAACCGGCCGGGATGAAGTACATATTGGCGACCGAGTGTTCGAATCCCAGCGTCACAAAAGCGGTAATCGGGAACAGGATGGACAGTAGTTTATCGGTGGAACTGTGGCCGGCGAAACACAACCAAACCGCCATGCAGACCAATGCATTGCAGAGAATGCCGCGCGTCAGCGCTTGTACGAAGGGCAGATTGACTTTGGCGTTGGCTATCATCAAGGCCTTTGCGCCGACGCGAGCCGACTCGCTGCCCCAATGGCCACTGAGATAGATCAACACGGCGATGGCCAGACAGCCGATGAAATTGCCGGCGAAGACGATAGCCCAGTTGCTCATTAACTGCTTGAGCGTGATTTTTTTGTCGACGCAGGCCATGACCAGCAGATTGTTGCCGGTAAACAATTCGGCACCGGCCACTACGACCAGAATCAGCCCCAGGCAAAATACCAGCCCACCCAATAATTTGGTGATGCCCTGGCCCAGCGTCGAATCGTGGATCACAAACGTAAAAAATGCCGCGCCGAACGCAATAAACGCTCCGGCTAATAATGCCAATACGAATATTCGGCTGGGATCTTGGGTGCTCTTACTGACGCTGGCTTTTTCGATTCGCTCGGCGATTTGCTTGGGGGTATAGCTGTCAATATTAAAATGTTCCATGGATGCTGACGTTGAGTCGGTTGCGAATTGGGATGTATTTATCACAGCATGGGGGACGGCACAAAACTTGTTTTGAGATACCGCGGTTCTGCAATCGTCCTGTATTCGATTTTGCTTTGTTATAATTTCCGACATTTCAACGGGAGCCATTCAAATGTCCAAGCCACGGCTAAAGATTATAAAAAGCAGCGCTGTTTCATCGATTGGTAGGTTTTGAAAACCGCATGCGTCGGATCTATACCTGGCTGTTTTATGTCGCCGTGCCCATGGTTTTACTACGGCTCTATTGGCGGGGTATCAAGGCGCCTGAGTATCGCTTG harbors:
- a CDS encoding response regulator, producing the protein MFSADRHADLQLCLLDLNLREEDGLEMLERIKVSAPGVAVPVVTGETLSDAVRLANAEGYRLLQKPHH
- a CDS encoding formate/nitrite transporter family protein, whose translation is MEHFNIDSYTPKQIAERIEKASVSKSTQDPSRIFVLALLAGAFIAFGAAFFTFVIHDSTLGQGITKLLGGLVFCLGLILVVVAGAELFTGNNLLVMACVDKKITLKQLMSNWAIVFAGNFIGCLAIAVLIYLSGHWGSESARVGAKALMIANAKVNLPFVQALTRGILCNALVCMAVWLCFAGHSSTDKLLSILFPITAFVTLGFEHSVANMYFIPAGLLIKSDPQLMASLQPLLPAGTDLSQLTLSGFLLDNLLPVTVGNIIGGSFFVGMIYWYIYLRR